Within the Tistrella mobilis genome, the region GGTGGTGGAGCAGGGGCTGGCGACCTGGTCGGGCGGCCATGACGACGGGCTGCTGATCGTCAGCGGCCAGTCGCGGCTGCTCGACAATGTTTCGGCGCTGTCGGATATCGAGCGCATCCGCCGGCTGATGGAGGCGCTGGAGACCAAGAAGGACATCCTGCGCCTGCTGAACGAAAGCCAGCGGGCGGAAGGGGTCCAGATCTTCATCGGGTCGGAGAGCGCGCTTTTCGGCCTGAGCGGCTGTTCCGTGATCGCGGCACCGCTGACCGACCAGAACCGGCGCTATGTGGGTGCGATCGGCGTGATCGGGCCCACCCGGGTGAACTATGCCCGGATCGTGCCGGTGGTGGATTACACGGCAAAACTGATCGGGCGGTTGATCGGCTGACGGTCTGGGGCAGAATGGCCCCGACCACCGATCGGCCCCCATGGCGACGGATGCCCCGGCCGGGGCGGGACTGTCCGGCCCGGGCATCTGCGGAGCGTGGCCGGGGCAGGCCCCGAAGCGGGCGGCCCGGGCCGCGGGTTCGAACGAGAAGACGATGGAGCAGGCTTGAGATGACCGACCAGAACCAGACGCCCGAGGGTACCGAGGCCGAGGCCAGCCCTGAGACCGCTGCAGCCGAGAGCCCTGAGGCCCGGATCCAGGCGCTTGAGGCGGAGCTGGCACAGATCCGCGACCAGCATCTGCGCGCGCTGGCCGACATGGAAAACCTGCGCCGCCGCGCCCAGCGCGAGGTGGAGGATGCCGGCAAGTATGCGGTGACGAAATTCGCCCGCGACGTGCTCGCCGTCTCGGACAATCTGGAGCGTGCCGCCCAGGCGGTCCCCCCTGAGAAGCGCGGTGGCGATCCGCTGGTCGACCAGCTGGCCCAGGGTGTGGACATGACCCTGTCGTCCTTCCGCCAGACGCTGGAGACCCACGGCATCCGCCGTGTCGACCCGCTGGGTGAGCGCTTCGACAGCAAGCTTCATCAGGCGATGATGGAGGTCGAGGACCGCACGAAGCCGGCCGGCACCGTGGTCCAGGTTCTCCAGACCGGCTATGTGATCGCCGATCGCCTGCTGCGCCCGGCCATGGTCGCCGTCTCGCGCGGCGGCCCGAAGGAAGGTGCGCCCGCGCCCGAGACCCCGGGCAGCCGGGTCGATACCTCGGCCTGACCCCGCATTCGGCCTGACCCCGCATTCGGG harbors:
- the grpE gene encoding nucleotide exchange factor GrpE, with amino-acid sequence MTDQNQTPEGTEAEASPETAAAESPEARIQALEAELAQIRDQHLRALADMENLRRRAQREVEDAGKYAVTKFARDVLAVSDNLERAAQAVPPEKRGGDPLVDQLAQGVDMTLSSFRQTLETHGIRRVDPLGERFDSKLHQAMMEVEDRTKPAGTVVQVLQTGYVIADRLLRPAMVAVSRGGPKEGAPAPETPGSRVDTSA